The following are from one region of the Odontesthes bonariensis isolate fOdoBon6 chromosome 16, fOdoBon6.hap1, whole genome shotgun sequence genome:
- the LOC142401968 gene encoding olfactory receptor 52N2-like: MENYTFNSFTLQLEGLKVSQASMFPVFFSFLFSYVCIMTFNIGIVVLVCVDRSLHQPMYLLFCNLPFNDVIGNTIMLPRLLSDILLPPSERLISYYECVVQAFTTHMFGTASHTVLMIMAFDRYVAICNPLRYAAIMTNKMVMKLTVSAWGVAFVLVGILLGLTVRLNRCRTLITNPFCDNASLFKLSCESVVINNIYGLTFTVVLFTASIGSMVLTYTKITVVCLTSKNKSLNSKALKTCSTHLFVYMVMLFCGILVIALHRFPQYSDYRKLCAILFHIVPGSLNPIIYGVQSKEIQKFMLKMFRSRKVLSSK, from the coding sequence ATGGAGAACTACACCTTCAACAGCTTTACCCTGCAGCTGGAGGGGTTAAAGGTCTCACAGGCTTCCATGTTCCCcgtcttcttctcttttcttttctcttatgTGTGTATCATGACGTTCAACATAGGCATCGTTGTTCTGGTTTGTGTCGACAGGAGCCTCCATCAGCCCATGTATCTCCTGTTTTGCAACCTGCCGTTTAACGACGTCATCGGTAACACCATCATGCTGCCTCGCCTGCTTTCAGACATCTTATTACCCCCGTCTGAGCGCCTCATCAGTTATTATGAGTGTGTGGTTCAGGCTTTCACCACGCACATGTTCGGCACCGCCTCCCACACGGTGCTCATGATCATGGCCTTTGACAGATATGTTGCCATCTGTAATCCTCTGCGTTACGCTGCCATCATGACCAACAAAATGGTGATGAAGCTGACGGTTTCTGCCTGGGGAGTGGCCTTCGTTTTGGTCGGGATTCTGCTCGGTCTGACCGTCCGGCTGAACCGATGCAGGACTCTGATCACCAACCCTTTCTGTGACAATGCCTCGTTGTTTAAGCTGTCCTGTGAGAGCGTTGTCATTAATAACATCTACGGTCTTACCTTCACTGTGGTTCTGTTTACAGCCTCCATAGGCAGCATGGTTCTCACCTACACCAAGATTACAGTCGTCTGTCTGACCAGTAAGAACAAGTCTCTGAACAGCAAAGCCCTGAAGACCTGCAGCACTCATCTCTTTGTGTATATGGTCATGCTTTTCTGTGGGATTCTTGTCATAGCACTTCATCGCTTCCCTCAGTACTCAGATTACAGAAAGTTGTGTGCCATTTTGTTCCATATCGTCCCGGGCAGCCTGAACCCCATCATCTATGGGGTTCAGTCCAAAGAGATACAGAAATTCATGTTGAAGATGTTCCGGTCCAGAAAGGTTTTGTCCTCTAAATGA